One window from the genome of Acidobacteriota bacterium encodes:
- a CDS encoding cytochrome c3 family protein, which yields MKNRETSKYIIRAGKLFLVALSAWGGMLLLGVAPMGTATAQKKDSCVECHTQMGGDFEKPVSLMKEDIHKARGLSCANCHGGDATQDEPGRAMDPRKGFVAKPKPANVPDFCGKCHSNAEFMKTFNPSLRVDQQREYATSVHGKLLKGGDQNVATCISCHGHHGIRANNDPQSKVFATNVAETCGSCHGNAEYMKSYKIPTDQLEKYKKSVHAKALYERQDKSAPTCNTCHGNHGATPPGVASVANVCGQCHVRQATLFQASPHKNIFDAMGVGECLQCHSNHEILPPHDEMIGTGKAATCASCHNEGDKGYQTATQLRATIDELAGAHKNALDILARAERAGMEISRAKFDLKDAKDSLTNVRVLIHSVSTAEVEKVSQPGLAIAQKSYQAGLSALSELGFRRKGLAVSLFFILFLAGLVFFKIRQLEGK from the coding sequence ATGAAAAACCGCGAGACAAGCAAATACATCATCCGGGCCGGAAAGCTTTTCCTGGTCGCGTTGAGCGCGTGGGGTGGAATGCTGCTGTTGGGCGTTGCGCCAATGGGCACGGCGACGGCGCAAAAGAAAGACTCTTGTGTCGAATGCCATACGCAGATGGGAGGCGATTTTGAAAAACCGGTGAGCCTGATGAAAGAGGACATACACAAGGCTCGTGGCCTCTCTTGCGCGAACTGCCACGGCGGCGATGCGACCCAGGACGAGCCGGGGCGCGCGATGGATCCGCGCAAGGGCTTTGTGGCGAAGCCGAAGCCCGCCAACGTGCCGGACTTTTGCGGCAAGTGTCATAGCAATGCCGAATTCATGAAAACCTTCAACCCCTCGCTGCGCGTTGATCAGCAGCGCGAGTACGCGACCAGCGTGCATGGCAAACTGCTCAAAGGCGGTGATCAGAATGTTGCGACCTGCATCAGTTGCCACGGTCATCACGGCATCCGCGCCAACAACGATCCGCAATCAAAGGTCTTCGCCACCAATGTGGCCGAGACTTGCGGAAGCTGTCATGGCAATGCCGAGTATATGAAGAGTTATAAGATTCCGACCGATCAACTCGAGAAATACAAAAAGAGCGTGCACGCCAAGGCGCTCTATGAACGCCAAGATAAATCCGCGCCGACCTGCAACACATGCCACGGCAACCACGGCGCAACGCCGCCCGGCGTGGCTTCGGTGGCGAATGTCTGCGGCCAATGCCACGTCCGCCAGGCCACGCTTTTCCAAGCCAGTCCCCACAAGAACATCTTCGACGCGATGGGCGTGGGCGAATGCCTGCAATGCCACAGCAACCACGAGATTTTGCCGCCGCATGACGAGATGATCGGCACCGGGAAAGCGGCGACCTGCGCCAGTTGCCATAACGAAGGCGACAAAGGCTATCAGACCGCCACGCAACTCCGTGCCACCATAGATGAATTGGCGGGCGCACATAAAAATGCGCTGGACATCCTCGCGCGTGCCGAAAGGGCTGGTATGGAAATCAGTCGCGCCAAGTTTGACCTCAAAGATGCCAAAGACAGTCTGACCAATGTCCGGGTTTTGATTCATTCAGTTTCCACCGCAGAGGTCGAGAAAGTCTCCCAGCCCGGGTTGGCAATCGCTCAAAAGAGCTACCAAGCTGGGTTATCAGCACTATCTGAATTGGGGTTCAGGCGTAAGGGATTGGCGGTATCACTCTTCTTTATCCTGTTCCTAGCCGGGCTGGTTTTCTTCAAGATCAGACAGCTCGAGGGCAAGTAG
- a CDS encoding cytochrome bc complex cytochrome b subunit, whose translation MNSQAQTTLTRTERLTQWLDERLGLAAIAKLAHKKEVPIHRHSIWYYFGGMTAFLIGVQAATGILLLLYYRPSAESAFESVQFIMTDVQFGWLIRSIHSWSANLLIATLFIHMFSVYFLKAYRAPRELTWVTGALLLFIMLGFGFSGYLLPWNKLAYFATKVGTDIAGVVPVVGHFLLRFLRGGDDVTGATLTRFYGFHIAVLPALTLALFGLHGLLVQKHGMSVPPSLEGKPLKTMKFVPNFLLRDLIGWILAVGVLAALAAFFPWELGEKADPFASAPAGIRPEWYFLFMFQTLKLIPAKIWIFDGEVIGIMAFSLGGLLLLLVPFLDRPSPQGKSKPAFTIIGILVVLFIVVMTVYGYLD comes from the coding sequence ATGAACTCACAAGCGCAAACGACACTCACCCGCACAGAGCGGCTCACGCAGTGGCTTGATGAACGTCTGGGCCTGGCCGCCATCGCCAAACTGGCGCACAAGAAAGAAGTCCCAATTCATCGCCATAGCATCTGGTATTACTTCGGTGGCATGACGGCCTTTCTGATCGGCGTGCAAGCGGCCACCGGCATCTTGCTGTTGCTCTATTACCGCCCCAGCGCCGAGAGCGCTTTCGAGAGCGTCCAGTTTATTATGACGGATGTGCAATTTGGCTGGCTCATCCGCTCCATCCATAGCTGGTCGGCGAACCTGCTGATTGCGACGCTCTTCATTCACATGTTCAGCGTCTATTTCCTGAAGGCCTACCGCGCACCGCGCGAGTTGACCTGGGTAACCGGCGCGCTGCTCTTGTTCATCATGCTCGGCTTCGGGTTCAGCGGCTATTTGCTGCCTTGGAATAAGCTCGCCTACTTCGCCACTAAAGTCGGGACGGATATTGCCGGCGTCGTGCCGGTCGTCGGCCACTTCCTGCTCAGATTCCTGCGCGGCGGCGATGATGTGACGGGCGCAACGCTCACGCGCTTCTATGGCTTTCACATCGCGGTGCTGCCGGCACTCACCTTGGCGCTGTTCGGCTTGCACGGGCTGTTGGTGCAAAAGCATGGGATGAGCGTGCCGCCGAGTCTCGAAGGCAAACCGCTAAAGACCATGAAGTTCGTCCCCAATTTTCTGCTCCGGGATTTGATCGGCTGGATTCTGGCGGTTGGCGTACTGGCCGCGCTGGCAGCGTTCTTTCCGTGGGAATTGGGTGAGAAGGCCGATCCCTTTGCCTCAGCCCCGGCGGGCATCAGGCCGGAATGGTATTTCCTCTTTATGTTCCAGACGCTCAAGCTGATCCCGGCGAAAATCTGGATCTTCGACGGCGAAGTGATCGGCATCATGGCTTTCTCCCTGGGCGGGCTGCTGCTGTTGCTCGTGCCGTTTCTCGACAGACCGTCGCCACAAGGCAAAAGCAAACCCGCCTTCACCATCATCGGCATCTTAGTCGTGCTTTTCATTGTCGTGATGACGGTGTACGGCTATCTGGATTGA
- a CDS encoding ubiquinol-cytochrome c reductase iron-sulfur subunit, producing MEPEFTRRRKFLNYLLGTSTGATLVAIFYPVIKFVIPPQVIEATQNSVVAGKLNEFAVNSGKIIKFGNKPVILIRTPTGDLKALSAVCTHLDCIVQYQPEAKGIWCACHNGRYNLNGQNISGPPPRPLEEYTVNVRGDDVIISKA from the coding sequence ATGGAGCCGGAATTTACCCGACGACGAAAGTTTCTCAATTACTTGCTGGGCACCAGCACGGGGGCGACGCTGGTCGCCATATTTTATCCGGTGATCAAATTCGTGATCCCGCCTCAAGTCATCGAGGCGACGCAGAACTCGGTGGTAGCGGGCAAGCTGAATGAGTTTGCCGTCAACTCCGGCAAGATCATCAAATTCGGCAACAAACCGGTCATCCTCATCCGCACGCCAACCGGCGATCTGAAAGCCCTTTCAGCGGTGTGCACCCACCTGGATTGCATCGTCCAATATCAGCCCGAGGCCAAAGGCATCTGGTGTGCCTGCCACAACGGACGCTACAACCTGAACGGACAAAACATCAGCGGCCCGCCGCCGCGTCCGCTTGAAGAATACACAGTCAACGTTCGTGGCGATGACGTGATTATTTCCAAGGCATAG
- a CDS encoding NapC/NirT family cytochrome c, whose protein sequence is MKARSPLRRNLAVPLAELINTLRLFGVARPICVRHSLKPRASMLRVTGIPMNQQPSQEAPGLFRNYLSWAGAALAIFSLGCISFLVLNDLWSKRPNPYIGIFAYVVFPVFMLFGLALIPLGMLLERRRRRSLATITILRYPRLDFNNARHRRIFGFFLGLSFILIPLSAVGSYQAFEVTESVGFCGQTCHTVMNPEFTAFQTSPHARVACVECHVGPGAPSYFKQKFAGVRRAYAALSNTYHRPIPSPLGQLRPASETCGDCHWSEKFFGSQLKTFTHYGDDEKNTPRQINMLIKVGGGSPTTGITAGIHWHMNIGNELTYAATDDKQQEIAYVRLKDMNGQVTEYYPKGSTLTPAQLTALPKRRMDCMDCHNRSAHTFNPPDRAVSDSMLAGKLDVSLPFLKQQVVEALVKPYATESEASQQIEATLSAYYRDKYPELFAQKQNAIKASIAEAQQIYRTNFFPQMKANWQSYPENIGHYYSAGCFRCHGGQFESRTGQVIRKDCSICHTVISQEEGKAQVMGGNGKDFVHPIELGDLKDTTCTDCHSKKGGAQ, encoded by the coding sequence TTGAAGGCGCGCTCTCCGCTCCGCAGAAACCTCGCAGTCCCCCTTGCTGAACTAATAAACACGCTAAGACTGTTTGGAGTAGCTAGGCCTATATGCGTCCGGCACTCCTTGAAGCCCCGGGCGTCAATGCTGCGGGTGACGGGAATACCCATGAATCAACAACCATCACAGGAAGCTCCCGGATTATTTCGCAACTACCTCTCTTGGGCTGGCGCGGCCTTGGCGATCTTCAGCTTGGGCTGCATTAGTTTTCTGGTGCTCAACGATCTTTGGTCGAAGCGGCCCAATCCCTATATCGGCATCTTTGCTTATGTCGTCTTCCCAGTCTTCATGCTGTTCGGCTTGGCCCTCATTCCATTGGGAATGCTGCTCGAAAGACGGCGGCGGCGATCATTGGCAACGATTACAATCCTGCGGTACCCCCGCCTTGATTTCAATAACGCCAGGCATCGGCGTATCTTTGGTTTCTTCCTGGGCTTGTCATTCATTCTGATCCCGTTGAGCGCCGTAGGCAGTTACCAGGCTTTTGAAGTAACCGAGTCAGTGGGCTTCTGCGGTCAGACTTGCCATACCGTGATGAATCCGGAGTTCACAGCGTTCCAAACTTCGCCGCACGCGCGCGTCGCCTGTGTTGAGTGTCATGTGGGGCCGGGCGCGCCTTCGTATTTTAAGCAGAAGTTCGCCGGGGTACGGCGTGCCTATGCAGCACTGAGTAATACTTATCATCGGCCCATTCCGTCACCGCTGGGCCAGTTACGTCCGGCTTCCGAAACTTGTGGCGATTGCCATTGGTCAGAGAAGTTTTTCGGCAGCCAATTAAAGACCTTCACCCACTATGGCGACGACGAAAAAAACACGCCCCGCCAGATCAATATGCTGATCAAAGTTGGCGGCGGCAGCCCAACCACCGGCATCACGGCGGGCATTCATTGGCACATGAATATCGGCAATGAATTGACCTACGCCGCCACTGACGATAAACAGCAAGAAATTGCCTATGTCCGGTTGAAGGATATGAACGGCCAGGTAACGGAGTACTATCCCAAAGGTTCAACCTTGACGCCCGCGCAACTGACCGCGCTGCCGAAGCGCCGGATGGATTGCATGGATTGCCACAACCGTTCAGCGCACACTTTCAACCCGCCGGATCGCGCCGTGAGCGATTCGATGTTGGCCGGGAAACTGGATGTTTCGCTGCCCTTCCTCAAACAGCAGGTAGTCGAAGCACTCGTAAAACCTTATGCGACTGAGTCCGAAGCAAGTCAGCAAATTGAGGCAACGCTGAGCGCCTATTATCGCGACAAATACCCGGAACTGTTCGCCCAGAAACAGAACGCTATCAAAGCCTCAATCGCCGAAGCGCAACAAATTTACCGCACCAATTTCTTCCCCCAGATGAAAGCGAACTGGCAAAGCTATCCTGAAAACATCGGCCACTATTACTCAGCCGGTTGCTTCCGCTGTCATGGCGGCCAGTTCGAGAGCCGCACGGGCCAGGTCATCCGCAAGGATTGCTCGATCTGCCATACGGTCATCAGCCAGGAAGAGGGGAAAGCACAGGTCATGGGCGGGAATGGAAAAGATTTCGTACACCCGATTGAGTTGGGCGATCTGAAAGATACAACTTGCACTGATTGCCACAGTAAAAAGGGCGGCGCTCAATGA
- a CDS encoding cytochrome c has product MTNRIKQVVFPVLAAATLALLVTSAQPSSAAVKAADAKSLYAQQCAACHALDGSGNTAAGKKMNVRAFNTPEVQKLTDAKLLEIITKGKDKMPAFGSKNSAEDNKQLAAYVRSLGKK; this is encoded by the coding sequence ATGACCAACCGAATCAAACAAGTTGTTTTCCCCGTGCTGGCTGCGGCAACACTGGCGCTGCTAGTCACGAGCGCCCAACCATCGAGCGCCGCAGTTAAGGCGGCCGATGCCAAGAGCCTTTATGCGCAACAATGCGCGGCCTGCCACGCTTTGGATGGCAGTGGCAATACTGCGGCTGGCAAGAAGATGAACGTGCGCGCCTTCAACACACCCGAAGTGCAGAAGCTAACGGATGCCAAGCTGCTCGAAATCATCACCAAAGGCAAGGACAAGATGCCAGCTTTCGGCAGTAAGAACAGTGCGGAAGATAATAAACAATTGGCGGCGTATGTCCGCAGCCTTGGTAAAAAGTAA